One genomic region from Mastacembelus armatus chromosome 21, fMasArm1.2, whole genome shotgun sequence encodes:
- the fmnl2a gene encoding formin-like protein 2 isoform X3 — translation MGNAGSMDQHTDLRGHNMPLKLPMPEPGELEERFAVVLNSMNLPPDKARLLRQYDNEKKWELICDQERFQVKNPPHTYLQKLRSYLDPAVTRKKFRRRVQESTQVLRELEISLRTNHIGWVREFLNEENKGLDVLVEYLSFAQYAVTFDGDCVENNPTAAVDKSKPWSRSIEDLPRGGTLPSPMTGNGITRAGRHSTLRCNTLPSRRTLKNSRLVCKKDDVHVCIMCLRAIMNYQYGFNMVMSHPHAVNEIALSLNNKNPRTKALVLELLAAVCLVRGGHEIILSAFDNFKEVCMETQRFEKLMEYFKNEDNNIDFMVACMQFINIVVHSVEDMNFRVHLQYDFTKLCLDDYLDKLKHTESDKLQVQIQAYLDNVFDVGALLEDAETKNAALERVEELEENMSHMTEKLQDMENEAMSKIVELEKQLMQRNKDLESMREVYKDTSSQVHSLRQILKEKDEAIQRQSNLEKKIHELEKQGTIKIHKKGDGDISILPSPPSGTEGLPGVTAGANNATVSQNQGGASTPAPPPPPPPPPPLPVNGTLPNGLLPVMPAAVVPPPPPPPPPPPPLPPPLGLVTEISAPLPPPPPPVAPPLPGCGTPTVIMNSGLAAVKIKKPIKTKFRMPVFNWVALKPNQINGTVFNEIDDERILEDLNVDEFEEMFKTKAQGPSIDLNTSKQKVIQRGPSKVALLDSNRAKNLAITLRKVGKAPEEICKAIQLFDLRTLPVDFVECLMRFQPTENEIKVLRQFEKERKPLESLTDEDRFMMQFSKIERLMQKMTIMAFIGNFCESVQMLTPQLHAVIAASVSIKSSQKLKKILEIILALGNYMNSSKRGAVYGFKLQSLDLLLDTKSTDRKITLLHYIANVVKEKYTQVALFYNELHYVEKAAAVSLENVLLDVKELQRGMELTKREYSMHGHNTMLKDFITHNESKLKKLQDDAKIAQDAFDEAVKFFGENSKTTPPSVFFPVFVRFVKAYRQAEEDNEQRKRQEQIMMEKLLEQEAMMEEDQKSPSHKNKRQQQELIQELRRKQVKDSRHVYEGKDGAIEDIITVLKTVPFTARTAKRGSRFFCEPALNEEYHY, via the exons GAGCGATTCCAAGTGAAAAATCCGCCTCACACATATCTCCAAAAGCTGAGGAGTTATCTAGACCCTGCAGTCACAAGAAAG AAATTCAGGCGGAGGGTTCAGGAGTCCACCCAAGTCCTGAGAGAACTGGAAATTTCGCTACGGACCAATCATATAGG GTGGGTGAGAGAATTTCTAAATGAAGAGAACAAAGGCCTGGACGTGCTGGTGGAGTATCTTTCTTTTGCACAGTATGCTGTCAC GTTTGATGGAGACTGTGTGGAGAACAACCCAACGGCTGCAGTGGATAAGTCTAAGCCATGGAGCCGCTCTATAGAAGACCTACCCAGGGGAGGCACCCTACCATCTCCCATGACTGGGAATGGCATCACCCGTGCTGGGCGGCATTCCACTTTACG ttgtaACACACTCCCCAGCCGGCGAACACTGAAAAACTCCAGACTGGTCTGTAAGAAAGATGACGTCCACGTCTGCATCATGTGCTTGCGTGCTATCATGAACTACCAG tATGGCTTCAACATGGTCATGTCACACCCTCATGCTGTGAATGAAATTGCACTAAGTCTCAACAATAAAAATCCAAG AACTAAAGCTCTGGTCTTGGAGCTGCTGGCGGCAGTTTGTCTCGTGAGAGGAGGCCACGAAATTATCCTCTCTGCGTTCGACAACTTTAAGGAG GTATGTATGGAGACACAGCGGTTTGAGAAGCTAATGGAGTATTTCAAGAACGAAGACAACAACATTGACTTCATG GTGGCATGTATGCAGTTCATCAACATTGTCGTGCACTCAGTGGAGGACATGAACTTCAGAGTCCACCTACAGTACGACTTCACCAAGCTGTGTCTGGACGACTACTTAGAC AAACTGAAGCATACAGAGAGTGATAAGCTGCAGGTTCAGATCCAGGCCTATTTGGACAACGTGTTTGACGTGGGAGCCCTTCTGGAGGATGCAGAGACCAAAAACGCTGCCCTGGAGCGGgttgaggagctggaggagaatATGTCACAC ATGACAGAGAAGCTGCAGGACATGGAGAATGAGGCCATGTCCAAGATCGTAGAGCTGGAGAAGCAGCTGATGCAAAGGAACAAGGATCTGGAATCGATGAGG GAAGTCTACAAAGACACCAGCTCACAGGTGCATTCGCTGCGGCAGATCCTTAAGGAAAAGGATGAGGCCATCCAGCGGCAGAGTAACCTGGAAAAGAAAATCCATGAACTGGAGAAGCAGGGCACAATCAAAATTCACAAAAAGGGAGATGGAGACATCTCAATCCTGCCCTCGCCGCCCTCTGGTACCGAGGGTTTGCCGGGTGTCACGGCTGGAGCAAACAATGCAACTGTCAGTCAAAACCAAGGCGGAGCATCCACACctgctccaccacctcctcctcctcctcctcctccactacCAGTGAATGGCACAT TGCCAAACGGACTCTTACCAGTTATGCCAGCAGCAGTtgttcctccacctccacctccaccacctccccctccacccCTTCCGCCACCCCTCGGACTGGTCACGGAAATCTCTGCCCCTCTTCCCCCTCCGCCTCCTCCTGTAGCTCCTCCACTGCCCGGCTGCGGCACGCCCACAGTCATCATGAACTCCGGGTTAGCAG CTGTTAAGATCAAGAAACCGATCAAGACAAAGTTCCGTATGCCCGTCTTCAACTGGGTAGCTCTCAAACCAAACCAGATCAACGGGACCGTCTTCAACGAGATTGATGACGAGAGGATACTCGAG GACCTGAACGTGGATGAGTTTGAGGAGATGTTTAAGACGAAAGCCCAGGGCCCATCGATCGACCTCAACACGAGCAAGCAGAAAGTCATCCAGAGGGGGCCCAGCAAGGTGGCTCTGCTGGACTCCAACAGGGCAAAGAACCTGGCCATCACACTGAGGAAAGTGGGCAAGGCACCTGAGGAAATTTGCAAGGCCATTCAGTT GTTTGACCTGCGGACTCTGCCGGTGGATTTCGTGGAGTGTCTGATGCGCTTCCAGCCCACAGAGAACGAGATTAAGGTCCTGCGGCAGTTCGAGAAAGAACGCAAGCCACTGGAGAGCCTGACGGACGAGGACCGCTTCATGATGCAGTTCAGCAAGATCGAGCGGCTCATGCAGAAGATGACCATAATGGCCTTCATCGGCAACTTCTGTGAAAGCGTGCAGATGCTCACACCA caaCTTCATGCGGTCATCGCAGCATCTGTGTCTATCAAGTCATCTCAGAAGCTAAAGAAGATTTTAGAG ATTATTTTGGCACTGGGAAACTACATGAACAGCAGCAAAAGAGGAGCAGTGTACGGATTCAAGCTGCAAAGTTTAGACTTG CTACTTGACACCAAGTCGACAGATCGGAAGATAACGCTGTTACACTACATTGCCAATGTGGTAAAAGAGAAATACACGCAGGTTGCGCTTTTCTATAACGAGTTGCACTATGtggagaaagcagcagcag TGTCACTGGAGAACGTCCTGCTGGATGTtaaggagctgcagagaggCATGGAGCTGACCAAAAGAGAGTACAGCATGCACGGGCACAACACCATGCTCAAAGACTTCATCACACACAATGAGAGCAAGCTGAAAAAGCTGCAGGATGATGCCAAGATTGCACAG GACGCCTTTGATGAGGCAGTGAAGTTCTTTGGGGAGAACTCCAAAACCACACCGCCATCCGTCTTCTTCCCTGTGTTTGTGCGATTTGTTAAGGCTTACAGG CAAGCAGAGGAGGACAATGAGcaaagaaagagacaggagCAGATTATGATGGAAAAACTTCTAGAACAAGAGGCCATGATGGAGGAAGACCAGAAG TCTCCATCCCATAAGAACAAGAGGCAGCAACAAGAGCTGATCCAGGAGCTCAGGAGGAAACAGGTGAAAGATAGCCGCCACGTCTACGAAGGCAAAGACGGAGCGATTGAAGACATCATCACAG TGCTGAAGACAGTGCCCTTTACCGCCCGCACAGCCAAGCGTGGCTCTCGGTTCTTCTGCGAGCCCGCCCTCAATGAGGAGTACCATTACTAA
- the fmnl2a gene encoding formin-like protein 2 isoform X4 — protein sequence MGNAGSMDQHTDLRGHNMPLKLPMPEPGELEERFAVVLNSMNLPPDKARLLRQYDNEKKWELICDQERFQVKNPPHTYLQKLRSYLDPAVTRKKFRRRVQESTQVLRELEISLRTNHIGWVREFLNEENKGLDVLVEYLSFAQYAVTFDGDCVENNPTAAVDKSKPWSRSIEDLPRGGTLPSPMTGNGITRAGRHSTLRCNTLPSRRTLKNSRLVCKKDDVHVCIMCLRAIMNYQYGFNMVMSHPHAVNEIALSLNNKNPRTKALVLELLAAVCLVRGGHEIILSAFDNFKEVCMETQRFEKLMEYFKNEDNNIDFMVACMQFINIVVHSVEDMNFRVHLQYDFTKLCLDDYLDKLKHTESDKLQVQIQAYLDNVFDVGALLEDAETKNAALERVEELEENMSHMTEKLQDMENEAMSKIVELEKQLMQRNKDLESMREVYKDTSSQVHSLRQILKEKDEAIQRQSNLEKKIHELEKQGTIKIHKKGDGDISILPSPPSGTEGLPGVTAGANNATVSQNQGGASTPAPPPPPPPPPPLPVNGTLPNGLLPVMPAAVVPPPPPPPPPPPPLPPPLGLVTEISAPLPPPPPPVAPPLPGCGTPTVIMNSGLAAVKIKKPIKTKFRMPVFNWVALKPNQINGTVFNEIDDERILEDLNVDEFEEMFKTKAQGPSIDLNTSKQKVIQRGPSKVALLDSNRAKNLAITLRKVGKAPEEICKAIQLFDLRTLPVDFVECLMRFQPTENEIKVLRQFEKERKPLESLTDEDRFMMQFSKIERLMQKMTIMAFIGNFCESVQMLTPQLHAVIAASVSIKSSQKLKKILEIILALGNYMNSSKRGAVYGFKLQSLDLLLDTKSTDRKITLLHYIANVVKEKYTQVALFYNELHYVEKAAAVSLENVLLDVKELQRGMELTKREYSMHGHNTMLKDFITHNESKLKKLQDDAKIAQDAFDEAVKFFGENSKTTPPSVFFPVFVRFVKAYRQAEEDNEQRKRQEQIMMEKLLEQEAMMEEDQKSPSHKNKRQQQELIQELRRKQVKDSRHVYEGKDGAIEDIITALKKNNITKFPNVYSRI from the exons GAGCGATTCCAAGTGAAAAATCCGCCTCACACATATCTCCAAAAGCTGAGGAGTTATCTAGACCCTGCAGTCACAAGAAAG AAATTCAGGCGGAGGGTTCAGGAGTCCACCCAAGTCCTGAGAGAACTGGAAATTTCGCTACGGACCAATCATATAGG GTGGGTGAGAGAATTTCTAAATGAAGAGAACAAAGGCCTGGACGTGCTGGTGGAGTATCTTTCTTTTGCACAGTATGCTGTCAC GTTTGATGGAGACTGTGTGGAGAACAACCCAACGGCTGCAGTGGATAAGTCTAAGCCATGGAGCCGCTCTATAGAAGACCTACCCAGGGGAGGCACCCTACCATCTCCCATGACTGGGAATGGCATCACCCGTGCTGGGCGGCATTCCACTTTACG ttgtaACACACTCCCCAGCCGGCGAACACTGAAAAACTCCAGACTGGTCTGTAAGAAAGATGACGTCCACGTCTGCATCATGTGCTTGCGTGCTATCATGAACTACCAG tATGGCTTCAACATGGTCATGTCACACCCTCATGCTGTGAATGAAATTGCACTAAGTCTCAACAATAAAAATCCAAG AACTAAAGCTCTGGTCTTGGAGCTGCTGGCGGCAGTTTGTCTCGTGAGAGGAGGCCACGAAATTATCCTCTCTGCGTTCGACAACTTTAAGGAG GTATGTATGGAGACACAGCGGTTTGAGAAGCTAATGGAGTATTTCAAGAACGAAGACAACAACATTGACTTCATG GTGGCATGTATGCAGTTCATCAACATTGTCGTGCACTCAGTGGAGGACATGAACTTCAGAGTCCACCTACAGTACGACTTCACCAAGCTGTGTCTGGACGACTACTTAGAC AAACTGAAGCATACAGAGAGTGATAAGCTGCAGGTTCAGATCCAGGCCTATTTGGACAACGTGTTTGACGTGGGAGCCCTTCTGGAGGATGCAGAGACCAAAAACGCTGCCCTGGAGCGGgttgaggagctggaggagaatATGTCACAC ATGACAGAGAAGCTGCAGGACATGGAGAATGAGGCCATGTCCAAGATCGTAGAGCTGGAGAAGCAGCTGATGCAAAGGAACAAGGATCTGGAATCGATGAGG GAAGTCTACAAAGACACCAGCTCACAGGTGCATTCGCTGCGGCAGATCCTTAAGGAAAAGGATGAGGCCATCCAGCGGCAGAGTAACCTGGAAAAGAAAATCCATGAACTGGAGAAGCAGGGCACAATCAAAATTCACAAAAAGGGAGATGGAGACATCTCAATCCTGCCCTCGCCGCCCTCTGGTACCGAGGGTTTGCCGGGTGTCACGGCTGGAGCAAACAATGCAACTGTCAGTCAAAACCAAGGCGGAGCATCCACACctgctccaccacctcctcctcctcctcctcctccactacCAGTGAATGGCACAT TGCCAAACGGACTCTTACCAGTTATGCCAGCAGCAGTtgttcctccacctccacctccaccacctccccctccacccCTTCCGCCACCCCTCGGACTGGTCACGGAAATCTCTGCCCCTCTTCCCCCTCCGCCTCCTCCTGTAGCTCCTCCACTGCCCGGCTGCGGCACGCCCACAGTCATCATGAACTCCGGGTTAGCAG CTGTTAAGATCAAGAAACCGATCAAGACAAAGTTCCGTATGCCCGTCTTCAACTGGGTAGCTCTCAAACCAAACCAGATCAACGGGACCGTCTTCAACGAGATTGATGACGAGAGGATACTCGAG GACCTGAACGTGGATGAGTTTGAGGAGATGTTTAAGACGAAAGCCCAGGGCCCATCGATCGACCTCAACACGAGCAAGCAGAAAGTCATCCAGAGGGGGCCCAGCAAGGTGGCTCTGCTGGACTCCAACAGGGCAAAGAACCTGGCCATCACACTGAGGAAAGTGGGCAAGGCACCTGAGGAAATTTGCAAGGCCATTCAGTT GTTTGACCTGCGGACTCTGCCGGTGGATTTCGTGGAGTGTCTGATGCGCTTCCAGCCCACAGAGAACGAGATTAAGGTCCTGCGGCAGTTCGAGAAAGAACGCAAGCCACTGGAGAGCCTGACGGACGAGGACCGCTTCATGATGCAGTTCAGCAAGATCGAGCGGCTCATGCAGAAGATGACCATAATGGCCTTCATCGGCAACTTCTGTGAAAGCGTGCAGATGCTCACACCA caaCTTCATGCGGTCATCGCAGCATCTGTGTCTATCAAGTCATCTCAGAAGCTAAAGAAGATTTTAGAG ATTATTTTGGCACTGGGAAACTACATGAACAGCAGCAAAAGAGGAGCAGTGTACGGATTCAAGCTGCAAAGTTTAGACTTG CTACTTGACACCAAGTCGACAGATCGGAAGATAACGCTGTTACACTACATTGCCAATGTGGTAAAAGAGAAATACACGCAGGTTGCGCTTTTCTATAACGAGTTGCACTATGtggagaaagcagcagcag TGTCACTGGAGAACGTCCTGCTGGATGTtaaggagctgcagagaggCATGGAGCTGACCAAAAGAGAGTACAGCATGCACGGGCACAACACCATGCTCAAAGACTTCATCACACACAATGAGAGCAAGCTGAAAAAGCTGCAGGATGATGCCAAGATTGCACAG GACGCCTTTGATGAGGCAGTGAAGTTCTTTGGGGAGAACTCCAAAACCACACCGCCATCCGTCTTCTTCCCTGTGTTTGTGCGATTTGTTAAGGCTTACAGG CAAGCAGAGGAGGACAATGAGcaaagaaagagacaggagCAGATTATGATGGAAAAACTTCTAGAACAAGAGGCCATGATGGAGGAAGACCAGAAG TCTCCATCCCATAAGAACAAGAGGCAGCAACAAGAGCTGATCCAGGAGCTCAGGAGGAAACAGGTGAAAGATAGCCGCCACGTCTACGAAGGCAAAGACGGAGCGATTGAAGACATCATCACAG CCCTAAAGAAGAATAATATTACTAAATTTCCCAATGTCTACTCGAGG ATTTGA
- the fmnl2a gene encoding formin-like protein 2 isoform X1, with product MGNAGSMDQHTDLRGHNMPLKLPMPEPGELEERFAVVLNSMNLPPDKARLLRQYDNEKKWELICDQERFQVKNPPHTYLQKLRSYLDPAVTRKKFRRRVQESTQVLRELEISLRTNHIGWVREFLNEENKGLDVLVEYLSFAQYAVTFDGDCVENNPTAAVDKSKPWSRSIEDLPRGGTLPSPMTGNGITRAGRHSTLRCNTLPSRRTLKNSRLVCKKDDVHVCIMCLRAIMNYQYGFNMVMSHPHAVNEIALSLNNKNPRTKALVLELLAAVCLVRGGHEIILSAFDNFKEVCMETQRFEKLMEYFKNEDNNIDFMVACMQFINIVVHSVEDMNFRVHLQYDFTKLCLDDYLDKLKHTESDKLQVQIQAYLDNVFDVGALLEDAETKNAALERVEELEENMSHMTEKLQDMENEAMSKIVELEKQLMQRNKDLESMREVYKDTSSQVHSLRQILKEKDEAIQRQSNLEKKIHELEKQGTIKIHKKGDGDISILPSPPSGTEGLPGVTAGANNATVSQNQGGASTPAPPPPPPPPPPLPVNGTLPNGLLPVMPAAVVPPPPPPPPPPPPLPPPLGLVTEISAPLPPPPPPVAPPLPGCGTPTVIMNSGLAAVKIKKPIKTKFRMPVFNWVALKPNQINGTVFNEIDDERILEDLNVDEFEEMFKTKAQGPSIDLNTSKQKVIQRGPSKVALLDSNRAKNLAITLRKVGKAPEEICKAIQLFDLRTLPVDFVECLMRFQPTENEIKVLRQFEKERKPLESLTDEDRFMMQFSKIERLMQKMTIMAFIGNFCESVQMLTPQLHAVIAASVSIKSSQKLKKILEIILALGNYMNSSKRGAVYGFKLQSLDLLLDTKSTDRKITLLHYIANVVKEKYTQVALFYNELHYVEKAAAVSLENVLLDVKELQRGMELTKREYSMHGHNTMLKDFITHNESKLKKLQDDAKIAQDAFDEAVKFFGENSKTTPPSVFFPVFVRFVKAYRQAEEDNEQRKRQEQIMMEKLLEQEAMMEEDQKSPSHKNKRQQQELIQELRRKQVKDSRHVYEGKDGAIEDIITDLRNQPYRRADAVRRSVRRRFDDQNLRPMNNGEVVM from the exons GAGCGATTCCAAGTGAAAAATCCGCCTCACACATATCTCCAAAAGCTGAGGAGTTATCTAGACCCTGCAGTCACAAGAAAG AAATTCAGGCGGAGGGTTCAGGAGTCCACCCAAGTCCTGAGAGAACTGGAAATTTCGCTACGGACCAATCATATAGG GTGGGTGAGAGAATTTCTAAATGAAGAGAACAAAGGCCTGGACGTGCTGGTGGAGTATCTTTCTTTTGCACAGTATGCTGTCAC GTTTGATGGAGACTGTGTGGAGAACAACCCAACGGCTGCAGTGGATAAGTCTAAGCCATGGAGCCGCTCTATAGAAGACCTACCCAGGGGAGGCACCCTACCATCTCCCATGACTGGGAATGGCATCACCCGTGCTGGGCGGCATTCCACTTTACG ttgtaACACACTCCCCAGCCGGCGAACACTGAAAAACTCCAGACTGGTCTGTAAGAAAGATGACGTCCACGTCTGCATCATGTGCTTGCGTGCTATCATGAACTACCAG tATGGCTTCAACATGGTCATGTCACACCCTCATGCTGTGAATGAAATTGCACTAAGTCTCAACAATAAAAATCCAAG AACTAAAGCTCTGGTCTTGGAGCTGCTGGCGGCAGTTTGTCTCGTGAGAGGAGGCCACGAAATTATCCTCTCTGCGTTCGACAACTTTAAGGAG GTATGTATGGAGACACAGCGGTTTGAGAAGCTAATGGAGTATTTCAAGAACGAAGACAACAACATTGACTTCATG GTGGCATGTATGCAGTTCATCAACATTGTCGTGCACTCAGTGGAGGACATGAACTTCAGAGTCCACCTACAGTACGACTTCACCAAGCTGTGTCTGGACGACTACTTAGAC AAACTGAAGCATACAGAGAGTGATAAGCTGCAGGTTCAGATCCAGGCCTATTTGGACAACGTGTTTGACGTGGGAGCCCTTCTGGAGGATGCAGAGACCAAAAACGCTGCCCTGGAGCGGgttgaggagctggaggagaatATGTCACAC ATGACAGAGAAGCTGCAGGACATGGAGAATGAGGCCATGTCCAAGATCGTAGAGCTGGAGAAGCAGCTGATGCAAAGGAACAAGGATCTGGAATCGATGAGG GAAGTCTACAAAGACACCAGCTCACAGGTGCATTCGCTGCGGCAGATCCTTAAGGAAAAGGATGAGGCCATCCAGCGGCAGAGTAACCTGGAAAAGAAAATCCATGAACTGGAGAAGCAGGGCACAATCAAAATTCACAAAAAGGGAGATGGAGACATCTCAATCCTGCCCTCGCCGCCCTCTGGTACCGAGGGTTTGCCGGGTGTCACGGCTGGAGCAAACAATGCAACTGTCAGTCAAAACCAAGGCGGAGCATCCACACctgctccaccacctcctcctcctcctcctcctccactacCAGTGAATGGCACAT TGCCAAACGGACTCTTACCAGTTATGCCAGCAGCAGTtgttcctccacctccacctccaccacctccccctccacccCTTCCGCCACCCCTCGGACTGGTCACGGAAATCTCTGCCCCTCTTCCCCCTCCGCCTCCTCCTGTAGCTCCTCCACTGCCCGGCTGCGGCACGCCCACAGTCATCATGAACTCCGGGTTAGCAG CTGTTAAGATCAAGAAACCGATCAAGACAAAGTTCCGTATGCCCGTCTTCAACTGGGTAGCTCTCAAACCAAACCAGATCAACGGGACCGTCTTCAACGAGATTGATGACGAGAGGATACTCGAG GACCTGAACGTGGATGAGTTTGAGGAGATGTTTAAGACGAAAGCCCAGGGCCCATCGATCGACCTCAACACGAGCAAGCAGAAAGTCATCCAGAGGGGGCCCAGCAAGGTGGCTCTGCTGGACTCCAACAGGGCAAAGAACCTGGCCATCACACTGAGGAAAGTGGGCAAGGCACCTGAGGAAATTTGCAAGGCCATTCAGTT GTTTGACCTGCGGACTCTGCCGGTGGATTTCGTGGAGTGTCTGATGCGCTTCCAGCCCACAGAGAACGAGATTAAGGTCCTGCGGCAGTTCGAGAAAGAACGCAAGCCACTGGAGAGCCTGACGGACGAGGACCGCTTCATGATGCAGTTCAGCAAGATCGAGCGGCTCATGCAGAAGATGACCATAATGGCCTTCATCGGCAACTTCTGTGAAAGCGTGCAGATGCTCACACCA caaCTTCATGCGGTCATCGCAGCATCTGTGTCTATCAAGTCATCTCAGAAGCTAAAGAAGATTTTAGAG ATTATTTTGGCACTGGGAAACTACATGAACAGCAGCAAAAGAGGAGCAGTGTACGGATTCAAGCTGCAAAGTTTAGACTTG CTACTTGACACCAAGTCGACAGATCGGAAGATAACGCTGTTACACTACATTGCCAATGTGGTAAAAGAGAAATACACGCAGGTTGCGCTTTTCTATAACGAGTTGCACTATGtggagaaagcagcagcag TGTCACTGGAGAACGTCCTGCTGGATGTtaaggagctgcagagaggCATGGAGCTGACCAAAAGAGAGTACAGCATGCACGGGCACAACACCATGCTCAAAGACTTCATCACACACAATGAGAGCAAGCTGAAAAAGCTGCAGGATGATGCCAAGATTGCACAG GACGCCTTTGATGAGGCAGTGAAGTTCTTTGGGGAGAACTCCAAAACCACACCGCCATCCGTCTTCTTCCCTGTGTTTGTGCGATTTGTTAAGGCTTACAGG CAAGCAGAGGAGGACAATGAGcaaagaaagagacaggagCAGATTATGATGGAAAAACTTCTAGAACAAGAGGCCATGATGGAGGAAGACCAGAAG TCTCCATCCCATAAGAACAAGAGGCAGCAACAAGAGCTGATCCAGGAGCTCAGGAGGAAACAGGTGAAAGATAGCCGCCACGTCTACGAAGGCAAAGACGGAGCGATTGAAGACATCATCACAG ATTTGAGGAATCAGCCTTACAGGCGAGCAGACGCTGTGCGGAGGAGTGTCAGGAGACGCTTTGATGATCAGAACCTGCGGCCGATGAACAATGGCGAAGTGGTCATGTGA